Proteins encoded by one window of Chanos chanos chromosome 7, fChaCha1.1, whole genome shotgun sequence:
- the rnf32 gene encoding RING finger protein 32 has translation MRKRESCFKVSSSKLALAAVALQDHISSSLALGLDRKSSTETRDGRVSGIRNDSSKPQRQTEEREYVLDPPPPPMTLAQRLGLVAGPSRRLTVAEWTEVKSRSVRAGDSSLPCVICREEFKLQAQVLLSCSHIFHKVCLKSYERYSGRKCCPVCRKEEYETRVIHDAARIYREKCAVKIQACYRGYVVRKWYKDVRRRVPPKDKSLRRKFFEAKFQEMSDNLVRSCDSDVEAFLADIDRSLEASRDVRRRLEWEHGSEEDKNNNSDENDDEEDWQTVQEKAIQRDVVDCPICLTPLASPHSGSATRRPVLLLSCSHLFHQPCLQAFELFCLEGRPTCPLCRAHYSTKLV, from the exons ATGCGGAAG agggagAGCTGCTTTAAAGTTTCGAGCAGTAAACTGGCCTTAGCCGCTGTGGCTTTGCAGGATCACATCTCAAGCAGCCTAGCACT AGGCCTGGACAGAAAGTCCTCCACTGAGACCCGTGACGGGAGAGTCAGTGGGATTCGTAATGACTCCAGTAAaccccagagacagacagaagagagagaatatgtccTGGATCCGCCCCCACCACCGATGACACTTG CTCAGCGGCTCGGTTTGGTGGCAGGGCCTTCCAGAAGACTGACCGTGGCTGAATGGACCGAGGTCAAGTCCAGGTCAGTCCGAGCAGGCGACTCCTCTCTGCCCTGTGTCATCTGTCGAGAGGAGTTTAAACTGCAGGCTCAG GTTCTGCTTTCATGCTCTCACATTTTTCACAAA GTGTGTCTGAAGTCTTATGAGAGATACTCCGGCAGGAAGTGCTGTCCTGTGTGCAGGAAGGAAGAGTATGAAACTCGAGTAATTCATGACGCTGCACGGatctacagagagaaatgtgcagTCAA AATACAGGCGTGTTATCGTGGCTATGTAGTTCGGAAGTGGTACAAAGACGTCAGAAGGCGCGTTCCCCCGAAAGACAAGAGTCTGAGAAGGAAGTTCTTTGAAGCAAAG TTTCAGGAGATGAGTGATAACCTGGTGCGGTCGTGCGACAGTGACGTCGAGGCCTTTCTTGCAGACATCGATCGCTCGTTAGAGGCGAGCAGAGACGTCCGCCGTCGCCTCGAATGGGAACACGGCAGCgaggaagacaaaaacaacaacagcgacGAAAACGACGATGAGGAGGACTGGCAGACAGTGCAGGAGAAG GCCATCCAGCGAGATGTCGTGGACTGTCCCATCTGTCTGACCCCCTTGGCCTCTCCTCACTCTGGGTCAGCGACTCGCAGACCTGTGCTTCTGCTTTCCTGTTCTCACCTCTTCCACCAGCCCTGTCTGCAGGCCTTTGAACTCTTCTGCCTGGAGGGGCGGCCAACCTGCCCCCTCTGCAGGGCACACTACTCCACCAAACTAGTGTAG